The following proteins are co-located in the Triplophysa dalaica isolate WHDGS20190420 chromosome 2, ASM1584641v1, whole genome shotgun sequence genome:
- the LOC130411384 gene encoding interferon-induced protein 44-like: MGQTESKAVQPAAPTYNPEFEKPWRNFKWNQKSELKNHLEEFSLSNPDVKHIKILVAGPIGAGKSSFINSVNNVFQGRITSDAPANSSSADSRSFTTTLKGYFISRGKIPLLFVDIMGLEPNTLTGSQPEDIIKAVYGHVKDGYKFDESKPLSHEDEQYASDPSLSDQAFCLVYVIPANTVDMTDDKLIDKLKIIRHRISEKGIPQVIVMTKVDEACPLVHKDLQKMYYSKKIKQKMQICHDKLGVPMCNIFPVKNYHDEIDIDDNVDVLILKALDQIVRLADDRLFNSSDTV; the protein is encoded by the exons ATGGGTCAAACGGAATCAAAGGCTGTACAACCTGCAGCACCAACGTATAACCCAG AATTTGAAAAACCATGGAGGAACTTTAAATGGAA TCAGAAATCAGAACTGAAAAATCATCTAGAAGAATTCAGTCTGAGTAATCCAGATGTGAAGCACATCAAGATTCTGGTTGCTGGACCAATAGGAGCAGGAAAGTCCAGCTTCATCAACTCTGTCAATAATGTCTTTCAAGGACGGATCACCTCTGACGCGCCAGCTAATTCATCTTCTGCCGATAGTAGAAGTTTCACTACTACA CTTAAAGGATATTTCATCAGTCGTGGAAAAATCCCGTTACTCTTTGTTGATATAATGGGTTTAGAACCAAATACATTGACCGGGTCACAACCAGAGGACATCATCAAGGCTGTATATGGCCATGTGAAGGACGGATATAAA TTTGATGAGTCAAAGCCACTCTCTCATGAGGATGAACAGTATGCCAGTGACCCCAGTCTCTCTGACCAGGCTTTCTGTCTGGTTTACGTCATACCTGCTAATACAGTCGACATGACAGATGACAAACTCATTGACAAGTTGAAGATCATCCGTCACAGAATCAGTGAAAAGG GGATTCCTCAAGTGATTGTTATGACCAAAGTGGATGAAGCATGTCCACTGGTACACAAAGATCTACAGAAGATGTACTACAGCAAGAAGATCAAACAAAAG ATGCAGATATGCCATGACAAACTGGGTGTGCCGATGTGCAACATCTTCCCAGTGAAGAACTATCATGATGAGATCGACATTGATGATAATGTTGATGTTCTGATTCTGAAAGCTCTGGATCAGATCGTTCGGCTTGCTGATGATAGATTGTTTAATAGCAGTGATACGGTGTAA